The nucleotide sequence CGTAGGCGTGGACCAGCACCCGCACGCAGCGCGGCAACGCTCCGGGCACCGCCATCTCCTGGGCGCACAAGAGCGCCACGCCGCTCCACCCCGCCTGGCGCGCACCGGCGGCCGGAAACTGCGCGTCCAGGTCGGGCGTGGCGGTGAAGAAGGCGCTCACCACGTCGTCGGGGGTCAGGCCGTTTTCGCGGGCGATGTTTTCGGCCAGCCTCCGGGCACCCTCTTCGATGGCCCGGGCCGTGTTGCCCTCCACCTGAATGGCCCCCCGGATCGCCCGCAGGCGGCGGCTCACGACGAAGCCCGCCCCTCCTGCTGCTGAGCGGGTGTTGCCGCCGCCCACAGCGCGCGATGCCCCAGCGCTACCGCCATGTCGTCCAGATGGCCGAGACCCACGCTGCAAAAGACGGCGACCACCAGGTGCTCTCCTCGCCGGGCTACCCCCAGCTTGCCCCCCACGTTGAGCCCGGTGGCCTTGAGCGCCAATCCCATCATCGCCTCGTGAGCGGCTCCCGCCACGGCGCCCTCTTCGGCGTGCAGCGGCCGGATGAGCCCCTCGCGCTTGGCGGCCACGACGGCCCGTTCGACGACCTGAAGCACCGCCTGGGCGAAAGGTCCCCCGAAGTCCACGGCGGCGGCGCGAATGCCCTGAGCCGCCAGGCGCTCCCGGAGACGGTCCTCGTCGGCGTGGGCCTGGGTGGTAGCCATCCAGAGGGCAGCCCGGGCCACCTCACGGCTTTCGCTCACCGGCCCTGCCCCCGGGCGGCGGCACCCGGTACGGCCCGCCCGCGAGGCGTCACCCGCCCGTGAGCCCGGTCCAGAGATCGGGGAACGAAGGGCATACCTGCCTGCCGTCCTACCGTCCTGCCTGTTGCCCCGAATCCTAGCACGGCCCCTCTCACCTTGTAAAGGCCCGGCCCCTGCCTGGCGTTCGACTACCGGCGGCCGCCCTGCCGGACGTCCGGCAGGCGAGCCGCCCGGCGCAGCGCCGAGAGCTCTTCTCCGGAGAGATATCGCCACTGGCCAGGGGCCAGCCGGCCGAGCCGCACCGGGCCCAAGGAGAGCCGCACCAGGCGCAGCACGGGGTGCCCCACGGCCTCGCACATCCGCCGCACCTGGCGCTTCCGTCCCTCGTACAGGGTGATGTCCAGGAGACTTTCAGCGCGCCCTCTCTTTCGCACCATCACCCGAGCGGGCAGCGTCAGGCCGTCTTCCAGGCGCACTCCGCGCTCCAGCGCCTCGACGGCCGGAGGGTCGACGGCCCCCTGCACCAACACCCGGTACGTGCGCGGCACGTGATGGGAGGGATGCAGCAGGCCGTGGGCCAGGGGCCCGTCGTTGGTGAGCAGTACCAGCCCCTCGGAGTCGAAATCGAGCCTCCCGACGGGAAACAACCGGATGGGCGGGCCTCCCCGGGCAAGGACCCAATCTACGACCGTCACCCGGCCCCGCTCGTCGCGCGCGCTGCTCACGACGCCCCGGGGCTTGTGCAGGACGATGTAGAC is from Limnochorda sp. L945t and encodes:
- the aroH gene encoding chorismate mutase, translating into MSRRLRAIRGAIQVEGNTARAIEEGARRLAENIARENGLTPDDVVSAFFTATPDLDAQFPAAGARQAGWSGVALLCAQEMAVPGALPRCVRVLVHAYVDEERPVRHVYLEGARVLRPDWARPDGYDAVSDGGQEGL
- a CDS encoding HutP family protein, yielding MSESREVARAALWMATTQAHADEDRLRERLAAQGIRAAAVDFGGPFAQAVLQVVERAVVAAKREGLIRPLHAEEGAVAGAAHEAMMGLALKATGLNVGGKLGVARRGEHLVVAVFCSVGLGHLDDMAVALGHRALWAAATPAQQQEGRASS
- a CDS encoding pseudouridine synthase, whose translation is MAGKPVRLHKYLAMAGVASRRAAEALIRQGRVSVNGEVVTAMGWAVDPDRDRVALDGREVRPLPPGRLVYIVLHKPRGVVSSARDERGRVTVVDWVLARGGPPIRLFPVGRLDFDSEGLVLLTNDGPLAHGLLHPSHHVPRTYRVLVQGAVDPPAVEALERGVRLEDGLTLPARVMVRKRGRAESLLDITLYEGRKRQVRRMCEAVGHPVLRLVRLSLGPVRLGRLAPGQWRYLSGEELSALRRAARLPDVRQGGRR